In the Ostrinia nubilalis chromosome 7, ilOstNubi1.1, whole genome shotgun sequence genome, one interval contains:
- the LOC135073200 gene encoding N-acetylglucosamine-6-phosphate deacetylase gives MKPKSVLTRFHNCYILRDNKIIKEDLWIRDGKIENPEQVFYVEQLEADVTVNCDNVLIAPGFIDIQINGGWGIDFSYDCKNVENGVSKVAKELLAHGVTSFCPTMVTSDTEKYNKILPKITKAQGGKDGATVLGVHLEGPFISLEKKGAHMDDYIRTPEKGLESIREVYGSLDNVIMVTLAPELPGATEAIKGLTGLGIKVALGHSTASLAQGEEAVKNGANLITHLFNAMLPFHHRDPGLVGLLASTTEKQVYYGIIADGIHTHPAALRIACRTNPEGLVLVSDAVAAQGLADGNYRIGPQAVTVEGGRAYVTGTKTLCGSTSGLDECVIIFKQSIDCTLEYALEAASLHPARALGIDDRKGKLDFGYDADFVILHPKSLKVLSTWIAGECVFERPDSEQ, from the exons ATGAAACCTAAATCAGTCCTCACCCGGTTTCACAATTGTTACATATTGcgtgataataaaataattaaagaagATCTGTGGATACGCGATGGTAAAATTGAAAATCCAGAACAAGTTTTTTATGTGGAACAGCTCGAAGCAGACGTAACTGTAAATTGTGACAATGTACTGATTGCACCAGGGTTCATTGACATCCAAATAAATG gtggTTGGGGTATTGACTTCTCATACGACTGCAAAAATGTAGAAAATGGTGTCAGTAAAGTGGCAAAAGAGCTCCTGGCTCATGGTGTGACTTCATTCTGTCCTACCATGGTGACGTCAGACACagaaaagtataataaaatctTGCCCAAGATCACCAAAGCCCAAGGCGGTAAGGATGGTGCTACAGTACTGGGGGTACACCTTGAAGGTCCATTTATCAGCCTAGAAAAAAAAGGAGCCCATATGGATGACTACATCAGAACCCCAGAAAAG GGATTAGAGTCAATCCGTGAAGTTTACGGATCTTTGGATAATGTTATCATGGTCACGTTAGCCCCAGAACTGCCTGGAGCAACTGAGGCTATAAAAGGCTTGACCGGCCTCGGCATCAAGGTAGCGTTAGGTCATTCCACTGCCAGTCTAGCACAAGGTGAAGAAGCAGTGAAGAACGGTGCTAATTTGATCACTCATTTGTTCAATGCAATGTTACCT TTCCACCATCGTGACCCTGGCCTAGTAGGACTGCTAGCTTCAACGACAGAGAAACAAGTGTACTACGGTATCATAGCTGACGGCATTCACACGCATCCTGCGGCCCTTAGAATAGCATGCAGAACGAATCCTGAAG GTCTGGTGCTGGTAAGCGACGCAGTAGCAGCTCAAGGCTTAGCAGACGGCAACTACCGGATCGGGCCGCAAGCCGTTACAGTGGAAGGCGGCCGGGCGTACGTGACGGGCACCAAGACTCTTTGCGGGAGCACCAGTGGACTCGACGAATGCGTGATTATCTTCAAACAGTCTATAG ATTGTACCTTGGAATATGCGTTAGAAGCTGCTTCCTTACATCCAGCAAGAGCTCTAGGTATTGATGACCGAAAAGGCAAACTAGACTTTGGTTATGACGCGGACTTTGTCATCTTACACCCCAAATCTTTGAAGGTTCTCTCCACTTGGATCGCGGGGGAATGTGTTTTTGAACGACCAGATTCAGAACAATGA